The sequence GCACTGCTGCGCCGGCGCACCCCCGGCCATGACCACGATCTCGTCGAGCTGCTGATCGGCGAGGTGCGGGAGGCGGACCGGCTGGCCGATCTGCCGGTCGGCGGGTCCCCCTCGCTGGCCCTGGTGCCGTTCCGGCAGATCGCCGAGCGCGGCTTCGACGTCCGCGACGACGGGACCCCGCTGTCCGTGCTGGTCGCGGACGAGACGTACGAGCTGCCGCTGGACGAGGTCCTGTCGCGGCTGCCCGCCCATGAGGTGCGGGTCGACAACGGCGCCTTCGACGTCCCGGACGAGGAGTACGCGGGGATCGTCCGGCGGGTCATCGAGGACGAGATCGGGCAGGGCGAGGGCGCGAACTTCGTGATCCGGCGGACCTTCCGCGGCGAGATCCCCGGATTCGGGCGGGCGGACGCGCTGGCGCTGTTCCGGCGGCTGCTGGCCGGGGAGCGGGGCGCGTACTGGACGTTCGTCGTGCACACCGGGGACAGGACACTGGTCGGTGCCAGCCCCGAGGTGCATGTGCGGATGTCCGGCGGGACGGTCGTGATGAACCCGATCAGCGGCACCTACCGCTACCCGGCCGAAGGCCCCACCGCCGAGAGCCTGCTGGCCTTCCTCGGGGACCGCAAGGAGACCGAGGAGCTCTCCATGGTGGTCGACGAGGAACTGAAGATGATGTGCACCGTCGGCGACATGGGCGGCGTGGTCATCGGCCCCCGGCTCAAGGAGATGGCCCACCTCGCGCACACCGAGTACGAGCTGCGCGGCAAGTCCTCCCTCGATGTGCGCGAGGTGCTGCGGGAGACCATGTTCGCGGCGACCGTCACCGGTTCCCCGGTGCAGAACGCCTGCCGGGTCATCGAGCGGTACGAGCCCGGCGGCCGCGGCTACTACGCGGGCGCGCTGGCCCTGCTGCGGCGGGATGCGAACGGGTCGCAGACCCTGGACTCGCCGATCCTGATCAGGACCGCCGACATCTCGGCCGACGGGCAGCTGAAGGTGCCGGTCGGCGCGACGCTCGTACGCCACTCGGATCCGGCGAGCGAGGTCGCCGAGACCCATGCGAAGGCGGCCGGGGTGCTGACGGCGCTGGGTGTGCGGCCGGGGCGGCCGGACGCGGAGGCGGCCCGTCCGCAGCTGGCTTCCGATCCGCGGGTGCAGGCGGCGCTGGACGACCGGCGCGGTGGGCTCGCACCGTTCTGGCTGCGGATGCAGGAGCGTACGCGGGAGCTGAGCGGCCATGCGCTGGTGGTGGACGGCGAGGACACGTTCACCGCGATGCTGGCCCATCTGCTGCGCGCCTCGGGACTGGAGGTATCGGTGCGCCGCTACGACGAGCCGGGGCTGCGGGAGGTCGTACGGGCGCACCGCGGCCCCGTCGTGCTGGGTCCCGGCCCCGGCAATCCTGGCGACCTCACGGACCCGAAGATGCGGCTGCTGCGCGAGTTCGCGGCCGAGCTGGTGCGCGACCACCGGCACGGGCTGCTGGGGGTCTGTCTGGGACATGAGCTGATCGCGGCCGAGCTGGGGATGGAGGTCGTGCGCAAGACCGTGCCGTACCAGGGGGCGCAGACCCGGATCGAGCTGTTCGGCCGGCCGGAGACGGTCGGCTTCTACAACAGCTTCACCGCGCGCTGCGACGGGGCGAGCGCCGCCGAACTGGCCGCGCACGGCATCGAGGTGAGCCGGGACGAGGCCACCGGTGAGCTGCACGCGCTGCGCGGTGAGGGTTTCGCGTCGGTGCAGTTCCACCCGGAGTCGGTACTGACGATCCGGGGGGCCGCGATCGTGACCGAACTGCTGGCGGGGCTGCCGGTCCTCAGCTGAGGACCGGACGGCCCGCACGGCCCCCCGAGGAGCCGGCGGTCCGGGACCGTCAGCTCTTCGGGGGCGCCGGGACCAGGACGTTGTCGCTGGTGCGGCGGGCCAGGTAGTCGGCGACGTTCTGCACGGTGGCGTCGACGATCTGGCCCACGGCGTCCTCGGTGTAGTACGCCTGGTGCGAGGTCACGATGACGTTCGGGAAGGTGACCAGCCGGGCCAGGGTGTCGTCGTCGACGCCCTCCAGGGACTTGTCCAGGAAGAAGAGCCCGGCCTCCGCCTCGTACACGTCCAGTCCGACGCCCAGGAAGCGGCCCGCGCGCAGCTCGCTGACCAGGGCGGTGGTGTCGATAAGGCCGCCCCGGCTGGAGTTGACCAGGATCGCGTCGTCCTTCATCGCGGTCAGGGCGGCCTTGTCGATGAGGTGGTGGGTGGAGGGGAGCAGCGGTACGTGGAGGCTGATCAGGTCGGCCTCGGCGAACAGCTGCTCCTTCTCGACGTACCGCATGCCCAGTTCGGTGCAGGCCGGGTTCTCGGCGACGTCCCAGCCCAGCAGCTTCATGCCGAAGCCGTGGGCGATGCGGGTGAACGCCTCACCGATCTTGCCGGTGCCGACCACGCCGACGGTGCGCCCGCGCATGTCCCGTCCGAGGAGGCCGTCGAGGCGGAAGTCGAAGTCCCGGGTGCGGCTCGCGGCGCGGATGATGCGCCGGTTGACCGCCATGGCGAGGGTCCAGGCGAATTCGGCCACGGAGTACGGGGAGTAGTACGAGACCCGGGCGACGCGCAGGGCGAGGCGCTCGGCGACGTCCAGGTCGATGTTGTTGAAGCCGGTGGAGCGCTGGGCGATCATCTGGGTGCCGCCCGCGGCGAGGGTCTGGAGGACCTTGCTGCCGAGGTCGGCGTTGACGCTGGTGGAGATGACCTCGTAGCCCGCCGCGATGGGGGCGGTGTCCCGGTTCAGGAAGACGTCCAGGCAACGGACCTCGTGCTGTCCGGCGAAGGCCTTCTCGATCAGGGGCTTCTCGTCGGACTGCACGCCGAATGCCAGGATTTCCACAGTTGCTCCCGCTCTGTACGCGTTCCAGGGTGATGGGCCGGATATCGCGAATATACGGCCCCTCACCCCGCCCTGCCGCCCGCCCCCCGCGGGAGCCGGTCCGGCCGCCGGGTCACACGTCGTCGAGGCCGCGCTCGATGGCGTACCGCACGAGCTCCACCCGGTTGTGCAGCTGGAGCTTGCCGAGGGTGTTCTGGACGTGGTTCTGCACGGTGCGGTGCGAGATGACCAGCCGCTCGGCGATCTGCTTGTACGAGAGTCCCTTGGCCACCAGCCGCAGCACCTCGGTCTCGCGCTCGGTGAGCTGCGGCGCCTTCGGTTCGTCGGACGCGGCCGGGGCCGGGTCGGACGCCAGTCTGCGGTACTCGCCGAGCACGAGCCCGGCGAGACCGGGGGTGAAGACCGGGTCGCCGACGGCGGTGGAGCGGACGGCGTCGGTCAGCTCCTGGGTGCTGGCGGACTTCAGCAGATAGCCGGTGGCGCCGGACTTCACCGCCTCCAGGACATCGGCGTGCTCGCCGCTCGCGGAGAGCACCAGGACGCGCAGCCCGGGGTGGGAGCCGACCAGCTCCTTGCAGACCTGGACACCGGGCATCCCGGGCAGATTCAGGTCCAGGACGAGGACGTCGGGGTCCGCGGCCCTCGCGCGGCGCACGGCCTGCGGGCCGTCCCCGGCGGTCGCCACGACGTCGAATCCGGACTCGGCGAGGTCGCGGGCGACCGCGTCGCGCCACATCGGGTGGTCGTCGACCACCATCACCTTGATGGGCCGCTCGGCTCCACCCGGCTCGTTCTGTGTACTCATCCGGCTGATTCTGCCTTCCCCCGGGAAACCTTCGGAACCTTCAACTCGACCTCGGTGCCCTGTCCCGGCACCGAGATCAGCTCTGCCGTGCCGCCCAGATCGCGCAGCCGGCCGCGGATGGACAGGGCGACCCCGAGCCGCCCCTCGCCCTCCGCCTGGGCCAGGCGCCCCGCCGGGATACCCGGGCCGTCGTCCCGGACCGTGACGATCACCTCGTCCGGCTCGTCCTCGACCAGGATCCACGCCTGCGCGTCCTGACCCGCGTGCACCCGGACATTGTCCAGGGCGGCACTGACGGCGGCGGCCAGCTCCCGAGCGGCCTCGGGCGGCAGCAGCACCGGAGCCCCCGGCTCCGCGAAACTGGTCCGGGAACCCGCGTGCGGGGCGAGCAGCGCGCGCAGGTCGCACACGGCCGCCGGGCCCGACCACTCGTCGTCGACCTCGACGGTACGGACGACGGCGCCCTCGGCCGCGTCCTCGGAGACCCGGGACGTGGGCACCAGGCCGCTGGAGACGAGGGTGCGCAGGGCGATCTCCTGCTCCCCCGCCATCCGGCCGAGCTCGGCCGCCTCGCCGCCGATCGCCGAGCCCCGGCGCTGCACCATCGCGAGGACCTGGAGCACGCTGTCGTGGATGTCGCGGGCCAGCCGCTCGCGCTCACGGGTGGCGGCCTCGATCTCCAGGGCGCGGGCCAGGGTGCGTTCACTGGCGCGGGCGACCTCGACGACGTACCCGATGGCGATCGAGGCGACCCAGACCAGCAGGACGTTGTGGAAGGTGTCCCGGCTGGGCTCGCCGCGCTCGATGATGTTGGCGACGGCGACGAAGGTGGAGGCGAAGGCCGCCCACCGCCAGCCGCCCTTGATCGCGAAGGCCAGCACGGAACCGGCCGTCCAGATCGACGGCAGGGTCGGGCCGTCGATGTGCTGGGCGTCGAAGTCGGCGAGCGGGGTGAGCAGGATCCCGGCGAGGGCGACGACGAGATCCGCGCCCAGGAAACGCTTCGTGCAGCTCACCGCGCCCGCGACCTTGGGAAGCGTGAGGAGTGTCCACAGGACCATGACCACCAGGAAGACGACGGCGACCCAGGGCCGTTCGTACTTGTCCCGGCCGAAGACCGCGAGCAGCACGGCGTAGATCATCGTCAGTACGCGGTACGCCGTCAGCGCCCGCCACAGCGGCTGCTCGACCGACATCCGTACGACCCGCTCGCGCTTGGCCATCAACCCACCCCCCGGACGGACAACGACGCCACTACGCGCCGGACCGTTCCGTTCCCTCGTCGTCCGCCCCGTGTCCCTGCTTCTGCGCGCGCTTGACGGCCTCGGCCCGTCGTTTGGCCTCGTCGGCGATCCGGCGCTTGGCCGCGGTGGCGTAGATGTCCACGTACTCCTGGCCGGAGAGCTTCATGATCTCGTACATGACCTCGTCGGTCACCGAACGCAGGATGAAGCGGTCTCCGTCCATGCCCTGGTAGCGGCTGAAGTCGAGCGGCTTGCCGATCCGGATGCCGGGGCGCATCAGCTTGGGCATCACCTGGCCGGGGGGCTGGATCTTCTCCGTGTCGATCATCGCGACCGGGATGACGGGCGCTCCGGTGGCCAGGGCCACCCGCGCGAGACCGCCGGGCTTGCCCCGGTAGAGCCGGCCGTCGGGCGACCGGGTGCCCTCCGGGTAGATACCGAAGAGGCCGCCGCTCTCGATGACCTGGATGCCTGCCCTGATGGCCGCCTCGCCGGCGCCCCTGGCACCGGAGCGGTCGACCGGGAGCTGCCCGACGCCCTTGAAGAAGGCGGCGGTGAGCTTGCCCTTCACGCCGGGCGCGGTGAAGTACTCGGCCTTCGCGATGAAGGTGACCTTGCGGTCCAGGACGGCCGGCAGGAAGAACGAGTCGGAGAACGACAGATGGTTGCTCGCGAGAATCGCCGGCCCCTGCTCGGGGATGTTCTCCAGGCCCTCCACCCACGGCCTGAAAGCGAGCTTCAGAGACCCGCCGATGGAGAACTTCATTGCGCCGTAGATCAACTCGGGTGCCTCCTGTATGCGGTCGGTCAGACCTTAGCCTGTGGGGTCGCCCGCCCTCCCGCCCGGCACGGGGCGGTGGTTCCGGCCGGTGGCGGTGGTGCGGGCGGTGACGACCCTGGTCGGTGTCAGCCCGGTCGCGTACGGTGAAGTAATCCTTCTCGCACTCCCCCTTGCACGCCCGCCCAGCCTCACGAACAGGAGACCTTGGTGCCGGTCCTCCCTGGAGCCGAGCCGTTCCGCCACGAGGGCGGAGAGGTCGGCGTCCTCCTCTGTCATGGATTCACCGGATCGCCGCAGTCACTGCGCCCCTGGGCCGACTATCTGGCCGGGCGCGGACTGACCGTCTCGCTGCCGCTGCTGCCCGGCCACGGCACCCGCTGGGAGGACATGGCGGTCACCGGCTGGCAGGACTGGTACGCGGAGGTGGACCGGGAGCTGCGGGCCCTGCGTGAGCGGTGCGGCCAGGTCTTCGTCTTCGGCCTCTCCATGGGCGGCGCGCTGACCCTGCGGCTCGCGGCGAAGCACGGGGACGCGATCAGTGGTCTGGTGCTCGTCAACCCGGCGAACAAGGTGCACGGCCTGTCCGCGTACGCCCTGCCGGTCGCCCGTCATCTGGTGCGTACGACGAAGGGCCTGGCCAGCGACATCGCGCTGGAGGGCAGCACGGAGGTCGGCTACGACCGGGTGCCGCTGCACGCGGCCCATTCGGTGCGGAAGTTCTTCCGGCTGGTCGATGCCGAGCTGCCCCAGGTGACCCAGCCGATCGTGCTGCTGCACAGTCCGCAGGACCATGTGGTGCCGCCCGCCGACTCGGCCCGGATCCTCAGCCGGGTCTCCTCCACGGATGTCGAGGAGATCCTGCTGGAACAGAGCTACCACGTCGCGACGTTGGACC is a genomic window of Streptomyces sp. NBC_01237 containing:
- a CDS encoding anthranilate synthase family protein produces the protein MSDRVTELVRRLLQDDCPPFALLRRRTPGHDHDLVELLIGEVREADRLADLPVGGSPSLALVPFRQIAERGFDVRDDGTPLSVLVADETYELPLDEVLSRLPAHEVRVDNGAFDVPDEEYAGIVRRVIEDEIGQGEGANFVIRRTFRGEIPGFGRADALALFRRLLAGERGAYWTFVVHTGDRTLVGASPEVHVRMSGGTVVMNPISGTYRYPAEGPTAESLLAFLGDRKETEELSMVVDEELKMMCTVGDMGGVVIGPRLKEMAHLAHTEYELRGKSSLDVREVLRETMFAATVTGSPVQNACRVIERYEPGGRGYYAGALALLRRDANGSQTLDSPILIRTADISADGQLKVPVGATLVRHSDPASEVAETHAKAAGVLTALGVRPGRPDAEAARPQLASDPRVQAALDDRRGGLAPFWLRMQERTRELSGHALVVDGEDTFTAMLAHLLRASGLEVSVRRYDEPGLREVVRAHRGPVVLGPGPGNPGDLTDPKMRLLREFAAELVRDHRHGLLGVCLGHELIAAELGMEVVRKTVPYQGAQTRIELFGRPETVGFYNSFTARCDGASAAELAAHGIEVSRDEATGELHALRGEGFASVQFHPESVLTIRGAAIVTELLAGLPVLS
- a CDS encoding 2-hydroxyacid dehydrogenase gives rise to the protein MEILAFGVQSDEKPLIEKAFAGQHEVRCLDVFLNRDTAPIAAGYEVISTSVNADLGSKVLQTLAAGGTQMIAQRSTGFNNIDLDVAERLALRVARVSYYSPYSVAEFAWTLAMAVNRRIIRAASRTRDFDFRLDGLLGRDMRGRTVGVVGTGKIGEAFTRIAHGFGMKLLGWDVAENPACTELGMRYVEKEQLFAEADLISLHVPLLPSTHHLIDKAALTAMKDDAILVNSSRGGLIDTTALVSELRAGRFLGVGLDVYEAEAGLFFLDKSLEGVDDDTLARLVTFPNVIVTSHQAYYTEDAVGQIVDATVQNVADYLARRTSDNVLVPAPPKS
- a CDS encoding response regulator transcription factor; protein product: MSTQNEPGGAERPIKVMVVDDHPMWRDAVARDLAESGFDVVATAGDGPQAVRRARAADPDVLVLDLNLPGMPGVQVCKELVGSHPGLRVLVLSASGEHADVLEAVKSGATGYLLKSASTQELTDAVRSTAVGDPVFTPGLAGLVLGEYRRLASDPAPAASDEPKAPQLTERETEVLRLVAKGLSYKQIAERLVISHRTVQNHVQNTLGKLQLHNRVELVRYAIERGLDDV
- the macS gene encoding MacS family sensor histidine kinase, whose amino-acid sequence is MAKRERVVRMSVEQPLWRALTAYRVLTMIYAVLLAVFGRDKYERPWVAVVFLVVMVLWTLLTLPKVAGAVSCTKRFLGADLVVALAGILLTPLADFDAQHIDGPTLPSIWTAGSVLAFAIKGGWRWAAFASTFVAVANIIERGEPSRDTFHNVLLVWVASIAIGYVVEVARASERTLARALEIEAATRERERLARDIHDSVLQVLAMVQRRGSAIGGEAAELGRMAGEQEIALRTLVSSGLVPTSRVSEDAAEGAVVRTVEVDDEWSGPAAVCDLRALLAPHAGSRTSFAEPGAPVLLPPEAARELAAAVSAALDNVRVHAGQDAQAWILVEDEPDEVIVTVRDDGPGIPAGRLAQAEGEGRLGVALSIRGRLRDLGGTAELISVPGQGTEVELKVPKVSRGKAESAG
- a CDS encoding lysophospholipid acyltransferase family protein, which translates into the protein MIYGAMKFSIGGSLKLAFRPWVEGLENIPEQGPAILASNHLSFSDSFFLPAVLDRKVTFIAKAEYFTAPGVKGKLTAAFFKGVGQLPVDRSGARGAGEAAIRAGIQVIESGGLFGIYPEGTRSPDGRLYRGKPGGLARVALATGAPVIPVAMIDTEKIQPPGQVMPKLMRPGIRIGKPLDFSRYQGMDGDRFILRSVTDEVMYEIMKLSGQEYVDIYATAAKRRIADEAKRRAEAVKRAQKQGHGADDEGTERSGA
- a CDS encoding alpha/beta hydrolase; its protein translation is MPVLPGAEPFRHEGGEVGVLLCHGFTGSPQSLRPWADYLAGRGLTVSLPLLPGHGTRWEDMAVTGWQDWYAEVDRELRALRERCGQVFVFGLSMGGALTLRLAAKHGDAISGLVLVNPANKVHGLSAYALPVARHLVRTTKGLASDIALEGSTEVGYDRVPLHAAHSVRKFFRLVDAELPQVTQPIVLLHSPQDHVVPPADSARILSRVSSTDVEEILLEQSYHVATLDHDAERIFDESYRFIGRLAPSVGKKGSTSGG